CTTAGACCAGTCTTTAACTTGATCACCAGTAACATAATTATCTAGTGAAGGTTGAATACCCTTTTCCTTAGTCGATGGCAACCGTTGAACGTCATTTGCGTAGTAGAAAGTAAAACTATTATCAAAAGTCTTATCATAAGAAGCATCATAAGTAACGGGACCATCAACAGTGAAGTCAAAACTAGTGCTATTGTCACTGGATAATGGAACGTTAATCAACAGCCTCCCATCTTTGATCACATTCAAATCATAGTTAGCTACGTTAACGTAGTAATACATTGTTCCGTCGCCTTTAGTATCACTGGTTCCTTTGACAGCAGCCTTAGGATCTTCATTACCTTGAGCCATGTTAGGAACATAAGCAATAACTGGTGATTTAATAGTGAATCGGTTGCCATACAAATAGGATAACTTATAAAGCGAGCCTGGAATATCACTGTTAGTAATATTTTTAGTAAACGCCTTAGTCTGATCATCAAGATTTGTATCACTATACTTTGTCGTATAATGACTCATTCCCGACTTAGTATAAACAAACGCATCATAGTAGTAATCTCCAGCAACTCCATCAGGGTCGATTGTGATGCTAAGCCTATCGTGCGATTGATCAGCATTAGTATTATAGTTAAATCCTGTTCCGGTATAATCTAACTTCACTACTTGACGCCCATCAACCATATAAGTTTCAAATTTAGGCTCAATCACTTTACCGGTGTTTGCATCTTTAGCCTTATATTGAACAGCATCCCAACCACCACTAAAACTGAAGTATTTTGGTAAAACATAGTAAAAGATTGGTTCAAAAACTTTTACCGTGGTTGCTTTAGAATCATTATCAAAGTGCATATCAATTGTTCCAGCTGATTTAGTCGGATTAGTTGGATCATACATTGTACTAGTCTGGCATCCATAGGCTTGCATTGCAGCTGTTAAGCTATCCAAGCCCAAAACCTTTTGGTCCACAGCTGAGGTTGCAGTTTGATTATCATTAAAATCTGTAGACCGAATCGCAACCTTGGTCGATACAGTTGTATCTGGTGGCAAAGTTGCCATATTATTCAACTTATCTGATATATAGCCATATGCTTCAAAAACATCTGGATCTTCATTTTGAGTCGTACTACCACTATTGCTGTCTGGGATTTTTGAAAGATCCGACCCCATCTTGGTAGTTGCCCCTACTTCAACATAATTAGGCAAAATATCAGCTTTATAGATGGTAGTCCCCGTAGGTGCAGCAATAACTTGCCCAGCATCAACCGATGCTGTAATAAAGCGGTGCTTTTGCGTTGCTTTATCTACAACTTCAATAACATATTGGTAAGAAGTTAATCCTGGTCGCAAGGTGGCATTAATATCAGGCGTTTTGATACCAGTCACTGCCAAATTTTCATCAAAACCAACTTGAATATGGAGACTATTGGTAAAACTAATTGGAGTATCATTGGTAAAGCCAAAATAGTTCACAATGTTGGTTGCTTGCTTTTGAAAAATAGTCTTGCTTCCGTTATTACCAACAACTTTAGTCGCTAAATCACCTTGTTTAGGCGTTACTTCAGGCCCAACTAGGTTAACTGACCATGGCTGATTGATAGTTGCTGAAATAGTTGAAATGCCATCAACGGTTCTTACTTTTTGATCAATTTTAATATTGCCATCAGCGGTATAGATCTTATTCTCATACGGCCCAACGGGCTGCATGAATTTTCCTACCAAGTGATACCCAGTAGCACCGGTCCAATTTTGTGAACCTGTTCCAGCTGCAAGTTTAATTACAATATCTGCTCCAGCTTTTTCTTGGGTAATTGTAGTTTTTCCATCAGGCACCAAGCCACTTGCTCGTAAACTAGCATCAGGATCGATTACGAAATCGCCAGGTACGGGAATGGTAATTGTCGTTCCCATATTAACCGCACTGTTAACTTTATTGGAGCCATAGCTAGTATCATTTTGTAATCCCGTGGTTTGATTAATATTTAACTGAAAATCATAATTAGTATTAGTTTGTAGTTGCGTAACCTTATTAGGACTAGGCTTAACTTGGTTAAATGTTGGATGCATGGAATCCTTTATTATAGTGGTGAAGTATAAGGATTTATTTTTCACTTCACCCTTTTTAGGATCCACGTAGCCCCATGAAATTTCTCGTTTAACTTCGCCGGCTGGATCAATCGCATTACTTGAAGTTGCTGCAGCTTGTCCAGTATAGTTGTTACCATCTGAAATTACTAGCTTAAAACCGGTTGTAGTAGTAAAGTCATTGCTTACTGTAAGTTTGTAATTAGAATATTTTTGCCCATTAACTGTTTGATCACTCTTAGAAATAATCCCACGATTGGCAATAATTGTATTATTAAAATTGGAATCATCAATCCCAAAAGTCGTTACTGGTACCGTAATACTATAAACTTCACCAGCTTGAAAAGTACCAGATAAGTTAATATTAATTGGGGCGCCATCAGTACCATCGTTACCAACGGTATTACGGTTGATTGCTAAGGTAATGCCATTATCATCGGTAACCGCCAAATCAGAATTAGTAGTGGCCGGAGTCGGGGTTCTTACAGCTAACTTGGCGGCTACAGCTAACTTGGGTGTTACTTTACTATTTGTAGTAGACGTAGTTTTTTGCTTTGCACTATCCGTTGTGTTCGTTTCAGTCGAAGCTTTATCACCAGTATTGATAGGTGCCGCCACTGTAGGATCTGTTCTTAATTTTGTTTTTTCAGTTGCCGTATCAGGTGTACTTGTAGTAGATTTTGCTTTGTCATTACTAATAGTATCAGTTGCAGAAACTGATTGATCAACCTTCGCATTTTGAGTTTGGTTTTCATTATTTGTTTGTGTTTGAGAAGTCTGATCCGTTGAAGTTGGATCCTTAGACTGTTCAACAATATTCGATTGTGTATTTGTAGTTTGGTTGTTTGTTATAGTCTTATTTTCAGTTGTTTGCGAGGTCGAAGTTTCAGCAAAAACGGTATGCCCACCAGCCATAAAAAAAGTTACTCCTAGCATTACCGAAGTAATGCCAATTGATAGCTTTCGAAAGCCAAAAGTAGGCTTTTGATCCATTGTTTGCTTTAATCTTTCGACTCTATTACTCTTGGCTAACATAATTTAGCGTATAGCTTTCATGATTAGCTTATCTTGGAAGCGATACTTTTCAGTCCTTTCTCTAGTTAATTTTTTAAAAAGCAGTATTCAATTGAAGAATTCCTATTTTTCCTAGCTATAATAATATGCTTTAACTTTCATTATACGCCGATTATTAACCAATGTTGGACTTCCCTGTAAGAAAATTTATCACAAATTTTATACTATTTTGTAACTGCGCATATAAATTGTTTATATATAAATTAGCAATGTATTATAATTCGCTTTAACACTAATTAGGAGGGTGAAAGAATTGAATTACCAGATCAAGCCTATTACTATACGCGTGGTGCTAGTTAAATCGTTCTAGACAATATGCCATATTATAAGCTAAAATAGCTATTTCTAGCCGCTGTTGAAAGCCTACTGGACTTCTTGCTCGATTATTCTCAGCGTTGTAATAACTAAGCAAAGAAAAGTCGCTTTCAATGCTTCTTCTAATTGCCATCATCGCTTACTATTGCGTGGACCTTGAAGCCATAATAATAGACTTTCTCGGTTGCTTTATAACCAATATCAGCTACGCCCCGAAAGATCTTGACACGATAATTGCGAACAGGCTGGGAAACTATCAATAATCAAAAATTCTCCAGCTGTCTTTACTTCTTGATTCCAAGCCTGACGGATACAACGAATTAGAGGCAAGAGCATTCGAGCTCGACGGTTAAAGCGAGAATGAGATAAGCCAACGAAGAATTTACAGAATCTTCGTTGAGATTCAATTCCAATTTCAGTTTGCCAAATGAGCATCGCTAAGATAGAACTATCAGGAAGCTTGGTCTGATCAACATTTTTACGATGTTTAAGTCCATCAGGCGCATAAAGCTTATACAGCGAGCGACAAATCACATTTAACCGATTAAAACTAACTTGTAAATGGTGAGAAAAACGCTTAAGCTTGAGATAGTTCAATTAGATCAGACTCTTTTCTATTTAAATTACTTACGCGTGGTGCTAGTTAAATCTTTCTAGACAATAAGCCAAATTATAAGCTAAAATTGCAATTTCCAACCGGCTTTGAAAGCCTATCAGACTACGTGCTCGATTGTTCTCGGCATTGTAATAGGTCAGAAGCGAAAAGTCGCTTTCAATTGTTCTGCGAATAGCCATCAATTGATGATCATTGTGCTTTTTAGCTCCTGTCATATTTTTACGATATGGTGTCCAAAGTTCATAACCCATTTGTTTTAGCTGTTGATGCAGTTCTTTGCCTAAATAGCCTTCGTCGCCAAGAAGATAGTAATTAGATGGATGTGCATTTTCCATCAGTTCAACTGTCTCCTTGGCATCATGAACTGATGCTTTTGTTACGACATAATCAAGAATGTAACCGTCATCGCTAACAATGGCATGAACTTTGAAACCATAGAAGTAAATTTTCTTGGTGGCCTTATAACCAATGTTGGCATAACCGCGAAAAATTTTAGCACGATAGTTGCGAATTGGTTGGCAAACAGGTACCGGAAAGCTGTCAATGATCAAGAAATGTCCATTCAGGTCAACCTTTTTATTCATTTCTTGCCGTATCTGATAAATCAATTGCAATAGCTGACGTGAACGCCGATTAAAACGTGAGTGTGATAAACAATTGAAACATTCACAGAATCTTCTTTGTGATTCAATTCCTGTCTTAGCTTGCCAGATAAGTAAAGCCAAAATCAGACTGTCCGTAGTTTTAATTTGATCAATATTTCGCCGATGAGTAAACTCAGCCGGTGCATACAAACGATACCAGTGCCGACAAATTATCACTAAATCTTTAAAACTAACTTGTAAATGGTGGCTAAAACGCTTAAGCTTAAGGCAGTTCAATCAGATCAGACTCTTTTCTATTATTACTATTTACAAGTCGAGTCTAACAAGATTGGACTTTTTTATTAACTAAAACGATTTAACTAGCACCACGCGTGTTTTATGTAATAAAAAATGTGCCCGAACAAGCACATTTTTAAGTAAGTTTAAAAGAAAATTTTACTCATAATAATCATGAATACCAACAAACAAGTTGAGCTAACTGCGGCAGCCCCAAAGACTGAACCGCCACGCTTAAAGATTACCTTGAAGTTAACGGAAATTCCCAATGCAGCCATTGCCATCCCTAAAAAGACATATGCTGCTTGCACTAAGAAGTCTAAAGTCCGCGCAGACATTGGTAAAAATGTACCAATAATACTAGTTAAGATAAATCCACCCAAGAACCAAGGAATTGGTAATTTCTTCGGTGCTCTAGTATGTTCTGCTTCACTTTCCGTAACCAAACGCTTTTGGTACCAATAGCCCACAATTAAAGCAACCGGTGCTAAAAGTAATACACGAGATAACTTCATAATTAGAGCGCTATCCAAACTGACTTCACCAAAAGCACTTCCCGCTGCAACCGCATGAGCAATTTCGTGTAAAGATCCACCCGCTACTACTCCATATTGTGTATCAGTTAAGCCAAGAAACGGTTTGAGCACGATTTCAAGTAATGCGTTCCCATGACACAAACAACAGCCACCGCTAGAACTTCGTTTTCTCTTTTTCTTTCTTCATCGCTTGTCTCAATTTGTGGTGACACGCCCATAACGGCAGCTGCACCACAAACTCCACAACCACAAGCCGACAAAATAGCTAACTCATCTTCAGCACCAAACTTACGGCTAAGCCAATAAGTAAGCACAATTGTTCCACTAACTGCCAGCGCCGCAACCAGTATAGTCTTAACACCTGCATCAGCCAACTTAGTCAAATTGAGTCTAAATCCTAACAAGATAATCCCTAATCTTAAAAACTTGTTGGAAATAAAACCCATGCCAGCTTTCGCTTCAGCTTGTACGCTCTGAGGCGTTATTTGCAATGCAATCCCTAATAACAATGCAATTACCAATGTCCCGATTAAGTTTACGTATGGCAATTTAGCCAAGAAAATTCCTGCTACAGAACAAAATAAGGTCATCGCCGTAGCTAACCAGAATGATTTAGTTTTAATTATGTTTGTCAACAAAAATCCCTCCATATGTGATCTGTTTAATTTGACAAACACAACTCCCTTTATGATGATAGTAATAAGTATACTATTATTTTCTATTTGTGACAAGGTAAATTGTTAATAAATTCACATTAACTAAAAATAAAATATTTTGGCATTATTTAGTTAAGTAGGTTATAATACTTTTGTTACGGAGTGTTGGCAGAGTGGTAATGCACCGGACTCGAAATCCGGCGAACCAAGTTTTCCTTGGCGCGCAGGTTCAAATCCTGTACACTCCTTTTGTCAATATGTGGAAAAGACCAAGTGCAGTGCTTGGTCTTTTTTATCTTAGTCATTTTTTAATATTTAAATGCTATACTTGCTAATAGCACATTATTTGAAGATATAGAAAAGAGATTATATATTATGTGTACTTCAATTATTTTCAGTCCACAAGATCACTATTTTGGACGTAACCTCGATCTTGAGATTACTTTCGGCCAACAAGTTGTAGTTACCCCACGCAATTATGCTTTCAACTTCCGCAAGATGCCTGAAATGAAGCATCATTATGCTATGGTTGGTATTGCACTTGATGCTGGTAATTATCCGCTCTACTTTGACGCAGCTAATGAAAAAGGTTTAGGCATGGCAGGACTTAACTACCCTGACAATGCTACCTACTATGATGAAGTTGCCAATAAAGACAACATTGCTTCATTTGAATTTATTCCCTGGATTCTGGGTCAATGCGCAACTGTAGCGGATGCTAAGGTATTACTTAAAAAGATCAACATTGTTAACCTTAATTTCTCTGACAAGATGCAGGCATCCCCACTTCATTGGTTAATTGCCGATAAGACAGGTGTTTCAATTGTCGTTGAAACCGATAAAGATGGAATGCACGTTTATGATAATCCTGTCGGTTGCCTGACTAACAATCCTCAGTTTTCATGTCAATTATTTAATTTAAATAATTATGCTGATGTTTCACCTGCAATGCCTAAGAACAACTTTTCAAAAGAGGTCAATATGAATGGCTACAGCCGTGGGCTTGGTTCACGCAATTTGCCAGGTGGGATGGATTCAGAATCGCGCTTTGTTCGTGTAGCTTTTAACAAGTTCAACGCTCCTGTTGGTAAAAGTGAGGAAGAAAACGTAGACAATTACTTCCATATTTTGCATTCTGTTGAACAACAAAAGGGACTTGATCAAGTTGGCCCTAATTCATTTGAATACACTATTTACTCTGATGGTACCAACCTTGACAAAGGGATTTTCTATTACACTACTTATACTAATCAGCAAATTAATGTCGTTGACATAAACAAAGAAGACCTCGATGCTAAGGATTTAATCAAGTATGATATGTTAACTAAGCCAACATTTAATCACCAAAACTAAATAATTGAAAAATAATGTTAATTTTATTTAAAGATTAGCATTATTTTTGTTTTTCCGGTTAAAATAGATTGTACTTATATAGTAATTGGGGATTTTCTTATTAATGAATAATTATTTTGTACTGCTACTGTCTGCGGCAGTTTTGCTCTGGCTTATTTTTAATATCAAAAATTCACGTCGTTTCAATCTATTTGATCACTGGCTTCACCACCAATTGGTCAAACGTCATGATGACTACAGCTGGCAGGTTATCGCTTTTATTAATGATCCTAAACTAATGGTCGTTTGGGATGTATTATTAGCAGGTCTACTTTTAAACGAAGAACGAAATCTAACCGCTCTTTGGGTATTAGGAACTCTAGGATTTGCTGACATTTCTGGTATTATTCTAAAAAAACTTATTCGGCGCAAGCGACCATTATTACATTCCGATAAAGAAGATGGCTATAGCTTTCCCAGCGGTCATGTTTTAGGTGCCACAACCATGGGCTTAATCGTACTACAACTATTTGCCAAAGATCTTGGAGCCGGATTTGTTATTGCCGTAGTAGCTATTTGGGCAATGGTAATTTTCTCTCGTTTAAGTTTAAAGGCCCACTATCCTTCTGATGTTCTTGGTGCTACTAGTTTAGCAATCGTTTGTTTCAGTATTTCGCAGCAACTATTTTTAGCGATTTAAAAAGGATCACGTTCAGCACTTGAGCGTGATCCTTATTTTTTATTCATGAAAGCCTACCATAATGCCGCCTTCTTCAGCATAGAAACTACATAAACCATGCATTGGACGAATAGCAATTTGAGCTTCAGGGTATTCCTCCAATATTTTATTTTTAATTATTTCTGCATCTTTTTCATTTTCGCAATGATCGATTATCACTTTGCCACCGTGATAATTATCTTCCTTCATATACTTGATAATTTCACGGATGGCCTTTTTCATTCCACGAGCCTTAGTAAGTGGCTCAAGTTTTCCTTCTTTACTTGCTGTTCCGATCAAGTTGATTTTGAGCAAACCTGCGATTTTGGCTACAGCTGGTGAAACACGGCCGTTTAAAGATAAATTATGTAGTGATTGCAAAACAAAAAGCAAATGAGTCTGCATTCTAAACTTAGCAATTGCTTCTTCTAGATCTACAAAGCGCATTTCACCTTGCAGCATTTTCTCAATACCATGGACTATGATTGCTAGCTCAGGTCCTGCACTTCTTGAATCAACTACTATAATTTT
This is a stretch of genomic DNA from Lactobacillus crispatus. It encodes these proteins:
- a CDS encoding phosphatase PAP2 family protein, whose product is MNNYFVLLLSAAVLLWLIFNIKNSRRFNLFDHWLHHQLVKRHDDYSWQVIAFINDPKLMVVWDVLLAGLLLNEERNLTALWVLGTLGFADISGIILKKLIRRKRPLLHSDKEDGYSFPSGHVLGATTMGLIVLQLFAKDLGAGFVIAVVAIWAMVIFSRLSLKAHYPSDVLGATSLAIVCFSISQQLFLAI
- a CDS encoding IS982 family transposase, whose amino-acid sequence is MNCLKLKRFSHHLQVSFKDLVIICRHWYRLYAPAEFTHRRNIDQIKTTDSLILALLIWQAKTGIESQRRFCECFNCLSHSRFNRRSRQLLQLIYQIRQEMNKKVDLNGHFLIIDSFPVPVCQPIRNYRAKIFRGYANIGYKATKKIYFYGFKVHAIVSDDGYILDYVVTKASVHDAKETVELMENAHPSNYYLLGDEGYLGKELHQQLKQMGYELWTPYRKNMTGAKKHNDHQLMAIRRTIESDFSLLTYYNAENNRARSLIGFQSRLEIAILAYNLAYCLERFN
- the bsh gene encoding choloylglycine hydrolase, which translates into the protein MCTSIIFSPQDHYFGRNLDLEITFGQQVVVTPRNYAFNFRKMPEMKHHYAMVGIALDAGNYPLYFDAANEKGLGMAGLNYPDNATYYDEVANKDNIASFEFIPWILGQCATVADAKVLLKKINIVNLNFSDKMQASPLHWLIADKTGVSIVVETDKDGMHVYDNPVGCLTNNPQFSCQLFNLNNYADVSPAMPKNNFSKEVNMNGYSRGLGSRNLPGGMDSESRFVRVAFNKFNAPVGKSEEENVDNYFHILHSVEQQKGLDQVGPNSFEYTIYSDGTNLDKGIFYYTTYTNQQINVVDINKEDLDAKDLIKYDMLTKPTFNHQN
- a CDS encoding DegV family protein, which produces MENIKLIVDSSANMNNDPARNLEVVPLTISFGGKDYLDNQDLNMKEFLSNMNQNNVAGKTTCPSIQAWLDALEGTEKAIIVTMTSGMSGTFSSALQAKAMYEEKHPLSKIIVVDSRSAGPELAIIVHGIEKMLQGEMRFVDLEEAIAKFRMQTHLLFVLQSLHNLSLNGRVSPAVAKIAGLLKINLIGTASKEGKLEPLTKARGMKKAIREIIKYMKEDNYHGGKVIIDHCENEKDAEIIKNKILEEYPEAQIAIRPMHGLCSFYAEEGGIMVGFHE